One window of Nostoc sp. TCL26-01 genomic DNA carries:
- a CDS encoding DNA-binding protein, whose translation MSLFYWLDMIKQNQGERVQLNLDITSELYETINNLKEQMNGDTAEVLLKAIALLEVTIEAKQKGRHIWITDDKQNLETEIVGF comes from the coding sequence ATGTCGTTGTTTTATTGGCTAGATATGATAAAACAAAACCAAGGTGAACGAGTTCAACTAAATTTAGATATAACATCAGAATTATATGAAACAATAAACAATTTAAAAGAACAAATGAATGGAGATACTGCTGAAGTATTGTTAAAAGCAATCGCTCTTTTAGAGGTAACTATAGAAGCCAAGCAGAAAGGTAGGCACATTTGGATTACAGACGATAAGCAAAACCTGGAAACTGAAATTGTAGGTTTTTAG
- a CDS encoding M48 family peptidase, with the protein MKIESIRLKNIKVEQNTILQEIFHLASNPNCDSTKIQQLHQTLITKSIIIEKVCTKKQAIPANLTHQSRKIYSWIKFLTDEYYLQLHLKNTCYLWEIAKHILSMRGQKALQLMIGITNLAGIYQGKMSTISANIMISEGFINAPNEVLQALVESAIFGKSQHNTQIIRAFASTQEYSNILLELDLIAEVVAEKAKGKFYDLDKLFEQVNQEYFAASLAKPRLAWSRINTYRKLGHYELARDRVVISLTLDDPKVPRFVVEFVLYHELLHKYYGTKWVDGRRMVHTKEFRASESKFKFYNEASRWLEKATEG; encoded by the coding sequence ATGAAGATTGAGTCTATTCGCTTGAAAAATATTAAAGTAGAACAAAATACTATATTACAAGAAATTTTTCACTTAGCCTCGAATCCTAATTGTGATTCGACTAAAATACAGCAACTACATCAGACTTTAATTACAAAATCAATAATAATTGAAAAAGTATGCACCAAAAAGCAAGCAATACCAGCAAATCTGACACATCAATCTCGAAAAATCTACTCATGGATAAAATTTTTGACAGATGAATATTATCTACAACTCCACCTAAAAAATACTTGTTATTTATGGGAAATTGCTAAACATATCTTGAGTATGCGTGGTCAAAAAGCCCTGCAATTAATGATTGGAATAACCAATTTAGCTGGGATATATCAAGGCAAAATGTCTACTATTTCAGCTAATATCATGATTAGCGAGGGCTTTATAAATGCCCCAAATGAAGTATTGCAAGCATTAGTAGAATCTGCTATTTTTGGCAAGAGTCAACATAATACACAAATAATTAGAGCCTTTGCCAGTACACAAGAATACAGCAATATTTTGTTAGAGCTTGATTTGATTGCTGAGGTAGTGGCAGAGAAGGCAAAAGGTAAGTTTTATGATCTAGATAAGTTATTTGAGCAGGTAAATCAGGAATATTTCGCTGCCAGTCTTGCTAAACCACGTCTAGCATGGAGTCGAATTAATACTTACCGTAAATTAGGACACTATGAGTTAGCTAGAGATAGAGTAGTTATAAGTTTGACTCTTGATGATCCTAAAGTACCTAGATTTGTAGTTGAGTTTGTCCTGTATCATGAATTGTTACATAAGTACTACGGTACGAAGTGGGTTGATGGAAGACGAATGGTTCATACGAAAGAATTTCGAGCTAGTGAAAGCAAATTTAAATTTTATAATGAAGCATCGAGATGGCTAGAAAAAGCAACAGAGGGCTAA
- a CDS encoding MGMT family protein, protein MSSDNGSILHLFIKHKHGSVMREVEKVILKEGYGIEEDINANPISPRQVLFVRYEDIVDLTIPPGELRENFIIAGIKSENFTPGSLITFDSGAAIRLTFHCEPCKRITHLVNSLKTIQYKRGILGVVINSGIICGGNNIQIQTDQFPALPENPYERFLNFIIKIPAGKVVTYKQIIQAIGVDNSYLRAIPIYIKKTSADDYPIHRILDSKGYLTKYVFNQKNKLQLEGIQILNDSDLSNSSINNFIDDSKYLYQNNELYLNSK, encoded by the coding sequence ATGTCTAGTGATAATGGTTCTATTTTACATCTTTTTATTAAACATAAGCATGGTTCAGTAATGAGAGAAGTTGAGAAAGTCATATTGAAAGAAGGTTATGGTATAGAAGAAGATATTAATGCTAACCCCATCAGTCCCAGGCAAGTTTTATTTGTTAGATATGAAGATATTGTAGATTTAACAATTCCCCCAGGAGAATTACGAGAAAATTTTATCATAGCAGGAATAAAATCTGAAAATTTTACTCCTGGTTCTCTTATAACTTTTGATAGTGGTGCTGCTATTCGTTTAACTTTTCATTGTGAGCCATGTAAACGCATAACTCATTTAGTTAATTCATTAAAAACTATTCAATATAAAAGAGGTATTTTAGGCGTAGTTATTAATTCAGGTATAATCTGTGGTGGAAATAATATTCAGATTCAAACTGATCAATTCCCAGCCTTGCCTGAAAATCCTTATGAACGTTTTCTTAATTTTATCATAAAAATACCAGCAGGCAAAGTAGTAACTTATAAACAAATAATTCAAGCTATTGGAGTAGATAACAGCTATCTCAGAGCTATTCCTATTTATATTAAAAAAACATCTGCCGATGATTATCCAATTCACCGTATCTTAGACTCTAAAGGTTATTTAACAAAGTACGTTTTTAACCAAAAGAATAAATTACAGTTAGAAGGTATTCAAATTCTGAATGATTCGGATTTATCTAACAGTTCAATTAATAATTTTATAGATGATAGTAAATATTTATATCAAAATAATGAACTTTATCTAAATTCAAAGTAA
- a CDS encoding restriction endonuclease — translation MIIALILIAWVFRPRFRPADRTEFPQVLTPTVPFRPSSKNWVQRPSRRHQQNIIHAESVLKWLRSKSPEAEFSVVIATLRRLTPYVFEELLLTCCREQGWRIQRNLKYSGDGGVDGRVLILSKLYLLQAKRYVGYIKPQHIKNFQEVIQLQGASGGFFVHSGKTGGISKQLLQEYPQVNLLSGQRLVDFVLGKPLRIVGVTIPPE, via the coding sequence TTGATCATTGCATTGATTTTGATAGCTTGGGTGTTTAGACCCCGCTTTAGACCTGCCGATAGGACGGAATTTCCGCAAGTTCTTACTCCCACAGTTCCTTTTAGACCATCAAGCAAGAATTGGGTGCAGCGTCCTAGTCGCAGACATCAGCAGAATATTATCCATGCCGAATCTGTTTTGAAATGGCTTCGTAGCAAAAGCCCTGAAGCTGAGTTCTCTGTAGTGATTGCTACATTGCGTAGATTGACACCCTACGTTTTTGAGGAATTGCTTTTAACTTGTTGTCGGGAGCAGGGTTGGCGAATTCAACGCAATCTTAAATATAGTGGTGATGGTGGGGTGGATGGTCGTGTCTTAATTTTGAGTAAACTGTACTTGTTACAGGCGAAACGTTATGTGGGTTATATAAAACCCCAGCATATTAAAAATTTCCAAGAAGTTATCCAACTTCAAGGAGCTAGTGGTGGGTTTTTTGTTCACAGTGGCAAGACTGGGGGAATATCTAAACAATTATTGCAAGAATACCCACAAGTAAATTTGTTGAGTGGTCAACGACTGGTAGATTTTGTTTTGGGCAAGCCACTGCGAATTGTCGGCGTGACAATACCTCCAGAGTGA